A part of Ascochyta rabiei chromosome 3, complete sequence genomic DNA contains:
- a CDS encoding Putative ubiquinone biosynthesis monooxygenase encodes MPPRLLLGVPQALSSRSAVVVRARLNRRFASSSANAPEVYDVVCVGGGPAGLSLLAGLKSSPVTRGLKVALIEGQDVQKSRLSKDASLESFSNRCSSLTPASVKNLQEIGAWPHVNTTRVQPYQEMQVWDGVTDARISFDWDTARPLFSPRNPAQPTTIAYMIENTNTVTMLLNRLEELGGVDMFASTKVSSIELGTDMEQMDFASWPILTLSNGKSLAARLLVGADGANSPVRTFAGIESRGFDYNRFGVVASLTIEGQGWGGPDHKIAYQRFLPSGPLALLPLPGNKSTLVWSTTPERAARLKALSPEDFVAMVNAGFRLSPTDLEYLHTLESGQAEEVAWREKHTPVNERGIPMRVTNVEAGTVAGFPLRMRHADTYTGERVALVGDAAHTIHPLAGQGLNQGQGDAAALARTISRAVRTGQDIGSTLALESYNSERYAENNAMLGVCDKLHRLYSVESGPIVGLRSLGLRAVDAMGPLKSFFMSRAAGGS; translated from the exons ATGCCTCCTCGATTGCTGCTTGGAGTACCGCAAGCTCTGTCCTCGCGATCTGCGGTAGTTGTGCGAGCGCGCCTCAATCGGAGGTTTGCCTCGAGCTCCGCAAATGCGCCAGAAGTCTACGATGTGGTTTGTGTAGGCGGTGGTCCGGCAGGGTTGAGCTTGTTGGCGGGACTGAAGTCATCGCCTGTCACGAGGGGACTGAAAGTTGCTCTCATTGAAGGGCAAGATGTTCAGAAAAGCCGGTTGTCGAAAGATGCAAGCCTCGAAAGCTTCTCGAACAGATGTAGCTCCCTGACACCAGCGTCTGTGAAGAACCTGCAAG AGATTGGAGCATGGCCGCATGTGAACACAACTCGAGTGCAGCCCTACCAGGAGATGCAGGTGTGGGATGGCGTAACGGACGCACGCATATCCTTCGACTGGGATACAGCGCGCCCACTCTTTTCTCCTCGAAATCCCGCGCAACCGACTACAATCGCATACATGATCGAGAACACCAACACCGTCACGATGCTGCTGAACCGATTGGAAGAACTCGGGGGCGTCGACATGTTCGCTTCCACTAAAGTGAGCTCGATTGAGCTGGGCACCGACATGGAGCAGATGGACTTCGCATCGTGGCCCATTCTTACACTATCGAATGGCAAATCACTGGCAGCTAGGCTACTTGTAGGCGCAGATGGTGCAAACAGCCCCGTTCGGACCTTTGCCGGCATTGAATCTCGGGGTTTCGACTACAACCGCTTTGGTGTAGTAGCTAGCTTGACCATTGAAGGCCAGGGTTGGGGTGGACCGGATCACAAGATCGCATATCAGCGTTTTCTGCCTTCAGGACCCTTGGCATTGCTACCTCTACCAGGGAATAAGTCCACCCTTGTGTGGAGCACAACACCAGAGCGCGCTGCTAGGCTCAAGGCACTGTCACCAGAAGACTTTGTTGCTATGGTCAATGCAGGCTTCAGGCTGTCGCCGACTGACCTCGAGTACTTGCACACTCTCGAATCGGGACAAGCAGAAGAGGTGGCATGGCGAGAGAAGCATACACCTGTCAACGAACGAGGGATACCGATGCGCGTCACCAACGTCGAAGCAGGCACCGTTGCTGGCTTCCCTCTCCGCATGCGCCATGCCGACACGTACACCGGCGAGCGAGTTGCGCTTGTTGGCGACGCAGCGCACACCATTCATCCGCTCGCAGGGCAAGGTCTGAACCAGGGTCAGGGCGACGCAGCAGCTCTGGCACGGACAATCTCGCGCGCGGTACGGACCGGTCAAGATATTGGCTCGACGTTGGCATTGGAGAGCTACAACAGCGAGCGGTATGCAGAGAACAACGCCATGCTGGGCGTATGCGACAAGCTCCACCGCCTATACAGCGTTGAGTCAGGGCCGATCGTAGGACTGCGAAGTTTGGGGCTGAGGGCAGTGGATGCCATGGGGCCGCTGAAGAGCTTTTTCATGAGCAGAGCCGCGGGAGGCTCGTAA